From one Trifolium pratense cultivar HEN17-A07 linkage group LG1, ARS_RC_1.1, whole genome shotgun sequence genomic stretch:
- the LOC123907296 gene encoding protein DETOXIFICATION 14-like, translating to MEKGLLEKDIEGGSDSITWGVFVQEVKDVGFLALPMISVTLSQYFLQIISMMMVGHLGKLALSSTAIAISLCAVSGFSPLFGMSCALESLCGQAYGAKQYKKFGVQIYTAIISLIIAGVPLSLLWLNLGKILSLLGQDPLISQEAGKFAMCMIPALFAYATLQALVRYFLMQSLILPLVISSSVTLCFHVAFSWLLVFKSGLGCLGAAFSIGTSYWLNVVILGLYMKFSADCEKTRVPISMESFLGIGEFFRYAIPSAGMICLEWWSFELLVFLSGLLPNPQLETSVLSICLSIISTIYTIPEATGSAASARVSNALGAGYPQAARLSVYAAMTLAVSEAILVSSTIFSSRRVLGYLFSNEQDVVDYVTDMVPLISVSVIMDTLHGTLSGIARGCGWQKLGAYVNLGAYYVFGIPIAVILGFWFELRGKGLWIGIAVGAFCQALLLSLITSFTNWEKQAIKARERIFQGSFAAEDRLV from the exons ATGGAAAAGGGTTTGTTAGAGAAAGACATAGAGGGTGGTTCAGATAGCATAACATGGGGTGTATTTGTTCAAGAAGTGAAAGATGTTGGTTTTCTAGCATTGCCTATGATTAGTGTTACTTTGTCACAATATTTTCTACAAATTATTTCAATGATGATGGTTGGTCATTTGGGTAAGCTTGCTCTCTCTAGCACTGCAATTGCTATCTCTCTTTGTGCTGTCTCTGGCTTCAGTCCTCTT TTTGGAATGTCATGTGCACTTGAAAGTTTATGTGGGCAAGCTTATGGTGCAAagcaatataaaaaatttggtgtgCAAATTTACACTGCTATAATTTCTCTTATTATAGCTGGAGTCCCTCTCTCTTTATTATGGCTGAACTTGGGGAAGATATTGAGTTTACTTGGCCAAGACCCTTTGATTTCACAAGAAGCTGGAAAATTTGCAATGTGCATGATTCCTGCGCTATTTGCTTATGCAACACTTCAGGCACTGGTCAGATACTTTCTAATGCAAAGTTTGATACTTCCTCTTGTAATAAGTTCCTCCGTTACACTTTGCTTCCATGTAGCATTTTCTTGGTTGCTAGTTTTTAAATCCGGATTAGGTTGCTTAGGAGCTGCATTTTCTATTGGTACTTCATATTGGTTGAATGTAGTTATACTTGGATTATATATGAAATTCTCTGCTGATTGTGAGAAGACTCGGGTTCCGATTTCAATGGAATCATTCCTCGGAATTGGAGAGTTTTTTCGCTATGCTATTCCTTCGGCAGGAATGATTTG CCTTGAGTGGTGGTCATTTGAGCTCTTAGTCTTTCTTTCTGGTCTTCTACCAAATCCACAGCTTGAAACTTCAGTCTTATCGATATG TTTATCGATCATCTCGACAATCTATACAATACCAGAAGCAACTGGCTCAGCAGCAAG TGCTAGAGTTTCAAATGCATTAGGAGCTGGATATCCACAAGCAGCGCGATTGTCTGTTTATGCTGCTATGACTCTTGCAGTTTCTGAGGCTATTTTGGTGAGTTCCACCATTTTCTCCTCTCGACGGGTTTTAGGTTATCTATTTAGCAATGAGCAGGATGTGGTGGATTATGTCACAGATATGGTTCCTCTGATAAGTGTATCTGTTATTATGGATACATTACATGGTACCCTTTCAG GTATTGCTAGAGGATGTGGTTGGCAGAAGTTGGGAGCATATGTGAACCTTGGAGCCTATTATGTTTTTGGAATTCCAATTGCTGTTATATTGGGTTTCTGGTTTGAGTTGAGAGGAAAAGGCCTGTGGATTGGGATAGCTGTTGGTGCCTTTTGTCAAGCACTTTTGCTTTCCCTTATTACAAGTTTCACAAACTGGGAAAAACAG GCAATTAAGGCACGAGAAAGAATATTTCAAGGAAGTTTTGCAGCAGAAGATAGATTAGTTTGA
- the LOC123909124 gene encoding CDP-diacylglycerol--serine O-phosphatidyltransferase 1 isoform X1, with amino-acid sequence MESNGHRRAKRYDCVIKENGDSHSSNDDEHDPWTAWAYKPRTITLLLIGAGFLIWASGALDPERDASGDVVTSVKRGVWAMIAVFLTYCLLQAPSTVLIRPHPAIWRLVHGIAVVYLVALTFLLFQKRDDARQFMKYLHPDLGVELPERSYGADCRVYLPENPASRFKNVYETLFDEFVVAHIIGWWGKAILIRNQPLLWVLSIGFEFMELTFRHMLPNFNECWWDSIILDILICNWFGIWAGMNTVRYFDGKTYKWVGLSRQPNIIGKVKRTLGQFTPAQWDKDEWHPLQGPWRFIQVLSLCIVFLTVELNTFFLKFCLWIPPRNSVVIYRLILWWLLAIPTIREYNTYLQDSLYEYFFSKPVKKVGAYCWLSLAICIVELLICIKFGHGLYPKPMPLWLVILWSSVGVGIITFLVLWSWQLHRSLERKRR; translated from the exons ATGGAGTCCAATGGTCATAGAAGAGCAAAGAGATATGATTGTGTCATTAAAGAAAATGGTGATTCCCATTCATCAAATGATGATGAGCATGATCCATGGACTGCGTGGGCATACAAGCCTCGAACGATCACACTATTACTTATTGGTGCTGGCTTTCTTAT TTGGGCAAGTGGAGCACTTGATCCTGAAAGAGATGCATCAGGCGATGTTGTTACTTCGGTTAAAAG GGGTGTATGGGCAATGATTGCTGTTTTTCTCACTTATTGTTTGCTGCAAGCTCCTTCTAC GGTTCTCATTAGGCCGCATCCTGCAATTTGGCGCTTGGTACATGGGATAGCTGTTGTATACCTTGTTGCTCTCACCTTTTTGCTTTTTCAG AAACGGGATGATGCTCGACAGTTCATGAAGTATCTTCATCCTGATCTCGGCGTTg AACTTCCTGAAAGATCTTATGGTGCTGATTGTCGTGTATATCTACCTGAAAACCCTGCAAGCAGGTTTAAGAATGTTTAT GagacactttttgatgagtttGTTGTAGCACACATTATTGGATGGTGGGGGAAGGCAATATTGATTCGTAATCAGCCCCTTCTTTGGGTGCTATCAATTGGTTTTGAGTTCATGGAG CTTACTTTCCGTCACATGTTACCGAATTTCAATGAATGCTGGTGGGACAGTATTATTCTGGACATATTGATCTGCAATTGGTTTG GAATTTGGGCAGGAATGAATACTGTCCGGTACTTTGATGGGAAAACATACAAGTGGGTTGGTCTTAGCCGCCAGCCTAATATTATAGGAAAA GTGAAACGAACGTTAGGTCAATTCACGCCAGCTCAGTGGGACAAAGATGAGTGGCATCCGTTGCAGGGTCCATGGCGATTTATTCAAGTCCTAAGTCTTTGCATTGTATTTTTGACTGTAGAGCTCAATACATTCTTTTTGAAGTTTTGTCTATGGATACCTCCGCGAAATTCAGTTGTTATATATAGGTTAATTTTGTGGTGGTTACTTGCAATTCCAACAATTCGCGAGTACAACACATACCTTCAAGACAG tctttatgaatattttttcagCAAGCCAGTGAAAAAGGTTGGAGCTTATTGTTGGCTCTCTCTTGCTATTTGTATCGTCGAACTTCTGATCTGCATCAAATTTGGACACG GCTTATATCCCAAGCCAATGCCTTTATGGCTGGTAATTTTGTGGTCATCTGTTGGAGTTGGCATTATTACATTTTTGGTTCTATGGTCTTGGCAACTTCATAGGAGTCTAGAGAGAAAGAGgagataa
- the LOC123902107 gene encoding uncharacterized protein LOC123902107 — translation MAAVRAEKERLNHLLGSHLTTIHETLQLLDQTPPSSSFDAKVTWEDVIKMSEQVSKQATTVGMLWTGDQPDSKAIEETMTSYFNNLQGFLLISHGSKIGAGPTLSSSIHESVKQVVDSSFRLMKETVSFYGSRQEGQKQSVPQLVGAVWEACSALKKTPTSNITAIGRGMTKVAVSVKDVLREMKELKPDSSDDLVDKSCAETESLSSEGDLGNDLSPEEMKVAERTIVVVSDMLSVLKELIRSITGLIKMEKPSDNSSFVDSLEKLLQLCQELGQQIDEIGACLYPPQEISSIEAALEKINSIIDVLQVELGGLQGASDAFLEACNGLRSSLRELASELSCSNTADIEARVENITLTDK, via the exons ATGGCGGCAGTTAGAGCTGAGAAAGAGCGTCTCAACCATCTCTTAGGTTCTCACCTCACCACCATCCATGAAACCCTACAGCTTTTGGATCAAACTCCTCCATCTTCTTCCTTCGATGCCAAAGTCACCTGGGAAGATGTCATTAAGATGTCCGAACAAGTTTCTAAACAAGCCACCACAG TTGGAATGCTTTGGACTGGAGACCAACCGGATTCAAAAGCAATTGAGGAAACTATGACATCCTACTTCAATAATCTACAAGGTTTTCTCTTGATTTCTCATGGCAGCAAGATAGGTGCAGGGCCTACTTTGTCTTCGAGTATTCATGAATCTGTCAAGCAAGTTGTTGATTCCAGCTTCAGGTTGATGAAGGAAACTGTCTCTTTTTATG GTTCCCGTCAAGAAGGCCAGAAACAATCAGTTCCGCAACTGGTAGGTGCTGTGTGGGAAGCGTGTTCTGCCCTCAAAAAGACTCCCACATCAAATATTACAGCAATTGGGCGAGGAATGACAAAGGTTGCGGTTTCAGTGAAGGATGTTCTACGCGAGATGAAAGAATTAAAACCAGATTCTAGTGATGATCTTGTTGACAAGAGTTGTGCAGAAACAGAGTCATTATCAAGTGAAGGTGATCTTGGGAATGACCTATCACCAGAAGAGATGAAAGTGGCTGAAAGAACCATTGTGGTTGTGTCTGACATGCTATCAGTCTTGAAAGAACTTATTCGCTCCATCACAGGCTTGATTAAGATGGAAAAACCAAGCGACAATAGTAGTTTTGTAGATTCACTTGAAAAATTGTTGCAGCTTTGTCAGGAACTTGGTCAACAGATTGATGAGATTGGAGCTTGCCTCTATCCCCCGCAAGAGATTTCTTCCATCGAGGCTGCACTGGAGAAAATCAACAGCATTATTGATGTTCTGCAAGTGGAATTAGGAGGACTTCAAGGTGCCTCAGATGCATTTCTGGAGGCATGCAATGGTTTGAGGAGCTCATTGAGAGAGCTTGCATCTGAACTAAGTTGCTCTAATACTGCTGATATAGAAGCCAGAGTGGAAAATATAACATTAACCGATAAGTAG
- the LOC123907288 gene encoding protein DETOXIFICATION 14-like: MEKGLLEKYREGGSSRITWSVFFQEVKDVGFLALPMITVTLSQYFLQIISMMMVGRLGKLALSSTAIAISLCGVTGFSLLFGMSCALETQCGQAYGAKQYRKFGVQIYTGIVSLIITCVPLTILWFYMGKLLILIGQDPLISHEAGKFVMCMIPALFAYATLQGLVRYFLMQSLIYPLVISSSVTLCFHIAFCWLLVFKSELGCLGAAFSIGTSYWLNVIILGLYMKFSTDCEKTRAPISMESFNGIGEFFRYAIPSAGMICLEWWSFELLIVLSGLLPNPQLETSVLSICLSIISTIYTIPEATGSAASSRVSNALGAGCAQAARLSVYAAMTVAVSEAILVSSTIFASRHILGYLFSNEQDVVDYVTNMVPLISINVIVDSLHGTLAGIARGSGWQKLGAYVNLGAYYVFGIPIAVLLGFWFELRGKGLWIGILVGAFCQAFLLALITSLTNWEKQATKARERIFEGSFAVEDRLV; the protein is encoded by the exons ATGGAAAAGGGTTTGTTAGAGAAATACAGAGAGGGTGGATCAAGCAGGATAACATGGAGTGTATTTTTTCAAGAGGTGAAAGATGTTGGTTTTCTAGCTTTGCCTATGATTACTGTCACTTTGTCACAGTATTTTCTGCAAATCATTTCAATGATGATGGTTGGTCGTTTGGGTAAACTTGCTCTCTCTAGTACAGCAATTGCTATCTCTCTTTGTGGGGTTACTGGCTTCAGTCTTCTT TTTGGAATGTCATGTGCACTTGAAACTCAATGCGGACAAGCTTATGGTGCTAAGCAATATAGAAAATTTGGTGTTCAGATTTACACTGGTATCGTTTCTCTTATTATAACTTGTGTTCCTCTCACTATATTATGGTTCTACATGGGGAAGCTATTGATTTTAATTGGCCAAGACCCGTTGATTTCACATGAAGCTGGAAAATTTGTGATGTGCATGATTCCTGCTCTATTTGCTTATGCAACACTTCAGGGACTGGTCAGATACTTTCTGATGCAAAGTTTGATATATCCCCTTGTTATAAGTTCCTCTGTTACACTTTGCTTCCATATAGCTTTTTGTTGGTTGCTGGTTTTTAAATCTGAATTAGGGTGCTTAGGAGCTGCATTTTCTATCGGTACTTCATATTGGTTGAATGTGATTATACTTGGACTATATATGAAATTCTCCACTGATTGTGAAAAGACTCGGGCTCCGATTTCAATGGAGTCATTCAATGGAATAGGAGAGTTCTTTCGCTATGCGATTCCTTCTGCTGGAATGATATG CCTTGAGTGGTGGTCATTTGAGCTCTTAATCGTTCTTTCTGGTCTTCTACCAAATCCACAGCTTGAAACTTCAGTTTTATCCATATG CTTATCAATCATCTCAACCATCTATACGATACCAGAAGCAACTGGCTCGGCAGCAAg CTCTAGAGTTTCAAATGCATTAGGAGCCGGATGTGCACAAGCAGCACGGTTGTCTGTTTATGCCGCTATGACTGTTGCAGTTTCTGAGGCTATTTTGGTGAGTTCCACCATTTTCGCCTCTCGACACATTTTAGGTTATCTATTTAGCAATGAGCAGGACGTGGTGGATTATGTCACAAATATGGTTCCTCTGATAAGTATAAATGTTATAGTTGATAGTTTACACGGTACCCTTGCAG GTATTGCTAGAGGATCTGGTTGGCAGAAGTTGGGAGCGTATGTGAACCTTGGAGCCTATTATGTTTTTGGAATTCCAATTGCCGTTTTGTTAGGTTTCTGGTTTGAGTTGAGAGGAAAAGGCCTGTGGATTGGGATACTTGTTGGTGCCTTCTGTCAAGCATTTTTGCTAGCCCTTATAACAAGTCTTACAAATTGGGAAAAACAG GCAACTAAGGCACGAGAAAGGATATTTGAAGGAAGTTTTGCAGTAGAAGATAGATTAGTTTAA
- the LOC123911414 gene encoding palmitoyl-acyl carrier protein thioesterase, chloroplastic-like, translating into MAAVTNFTCSASSFLVRCCSMKENHRDQLSSNSSIRMNGSFRSPIKIESLSQTAEVAPTTLVESGQRQNIPTKKQLVDPYRQGLIVEGGVGYRQTVVIRSYEVGADKTATLESILNLLQETALNHVWMSGLLGDGFGATHGMMRNDLIWVVSRMQVLIDYYPIWGEVLEIDTWVGASGKNGMRRDWLIRSKATGRIFARATSTWVMMNSKTRRLSKMPEEVRDELTPWFIQKQAIKEDALEKIVKLDKEAKYMNSNLKPKRSDLDMNQHVNNVKYLRWMLETIPEQILESHQLSEIILEYRRECGSSDIVESLCEPEEDEIVLNSMLEPNLFNGLSLVSSDIINGGGVLSYFEQRPIKYTHLLQAKGIKQNEEMVRGKTTWKRKFTA; encoded by the exons ATGGCTGCTGTTACTAATTTTACATGTTCAGCTTCTTCATTTCTTGTAAGATGTTGTTCTATGAAAGAAAACCATCGCGATCAATTGAGTAGTAACAGTAGCATTAGAATGAATGGGAGTTTTAGGTCTCCAATTAAAATTGAATCACTTAGTCAAACAGCTGAAGTTGCTCCTACAACTCTTGTTGAAAGTGGTCAACGACAGAACATTCCAACAAAGAAGCAATTAGTTGATCCTTATCGTCAAGGTCTTATTGTTGAAGGTGGTGTTGGTTATAGACAAACTGTTGTTATTAGGTCCTATGAAGTTGGTGCTGATAAAACTGCAACACTTGAGAGCATTCTCAATCTTCTTCAG GAAACAGCATTAAACCATGTATGGATGTCTGGACTCCTTGGTGATGGATTTGGAGCAACACATGGAATGATGAGGAATGATCTTATTTGGGTTGTATCAAGAATGCAAGTTCTCATTGATTATTATCCCATCTG GGGAGAGGTACTTGAAATTGACACATGGGTTGGAGCGTCGGGCAAGAATGGAATGCGACGCGACTGGCTCATAAGAAGTAAGGCAACAGGCCGAATTTTCGCTCGTGCAACAAG CACATGGGTGATGATGAACAGCAAAACAAGACGCCTCTCCAAAATGCCGGAAGAGGTGAGGGATGAACTTACACCTTGGTTCATACAGAAGCAAGCAATAAAAGAAGATGCTCTtgaaaaaattgtcaaattggACAAAGAGGCAAAATACATGAATTCCAATTTAAAG CCCAAGAGAAGTGATTTAGACATGAACCAACATGTTAATAATGTAAAATATCTAAGATGGATGCTTGag ACAATTCCAGAACAAATTCTAGAGAGTCACCAGTTATCTGAAATCATATTGGAATACAGAAGGGAATGTGGAAGTTCAGATATAGTTGAATCATTATGTGAAcctgaagaagatgaaatagtACTTAATAGTATGTTGGAACCAAATTTGTTTAATGGATTGTCATTAGTATCATCAGATATTATAAATGGTGGTGGAGTTTTGAGCTACTTTGAACAAAGACCAATAAAGTATACACATCTTTTACAAGCTAAGGGAataaaacaaaatgaagaaATGGTTAGAGGAAAGACTACATGGAAAAGGAAGTTCACTGCATAG
- the LOC123907305 gene encoding uncharacterized protein LOC123907305, giving the protein MKNWTEKAISALYVGNLVHKNNWHAIKSDLRFGPWLVNFSEKDLRNWVKADEAMFGKSQPTRLNQEGISGVNQPNIWQEIKADPRFGSILSRRSEDDIKNKFEADLEFFGVNRSEIDGKDKVNDDAEKFENWKTNEAFALCLGVIKYGRNNWDAIKADLHFGPLLVERDAYSCRLKYQHDLDKLERDILAMQQQASQDTGVPEPVRAIGAGGETSRGARARDKKKGKGCRR; this is encoded by the coding sequence ATGAAAAATTGGACAGAAAAGGCGATTTCTGCATTGTATGTGGGGAATCTTGTACATAAGAACAATTGGCATGCGATTAAGTCTGATCTGCGCTTTGGTCCCTGGCTCGTTAATTTTAGTGAAAAGGACCTTAGGAATTGGGTCAAGGCTGATGAAGCTATGTTTGGAAAGAGTCAACCAACTAGACTAAATCAGGAAGGGATTTCCGGGGTGAATCAGCCGAACATTTGGCAAGAGATTAAGGCCGATCCTAGATTTGGTTCAATTCTTAGTAGAAGGAGTGAAGATGACATTAAAAATAAGTTCGAGGCTGATCTAGAATTTTTTGGGGTGAACCGTTCTGAAATTGACGGCAAGGATAAGGTAAATGATGatgcagaaaaatttgaaaattggaaaacaaatgaGGCTTTTGCATTGTGCTTGGGGGTCATTAAATATGGGAGGAATAATTGGGATGCCATTAAGGCTGATTTGCACTTTGGTCCGTTGCTTGTTGAACGCGATGCATATTCCTGTCGTCTTAAGTACCAGCATGATTTAGATAAATTGGAGAGGGATATTCTTGCAATGCAGCAGCAAGCAAGCCAAGATACTGGTGTGCCAGAACCAGTGCGTGCAATAGGGGCTGGGGGTGAAACTAGTAGGGGTGCCAGAGCAAGAGACAAGAAGAAGGGGAAGGGGTGCCGTAGATAG
- the LOC123909124 gene encoding CDP-diacylglycerol--serine O-phosphatidyltransferase 1 isoform X2, with protein MESNGHRRAKRYDCVIKENGDSHSSNDDEHDPWTAWAYKPRTITLLLIGAGFLIWASGALDPERDASGDVVTSVKRGVWAMIAVFLTYCLLQAPSTVLIRPHPAIWRLVHGIAVVYLVALTFLLFQKRDDARQFMKYLHPDLGVELPERSYGADCRVYLPENPASRFKNVYETLFDEFVVAHIIGWWGKAILIRNQPLLWVLSIGFEFMELTFRHMLPNFNECWWDSIILDILICNWFGIWAGMNTVRYFDGKTYKWVGLSRQPNIIGKVKRTLGQFTPAQWDKDEWHPLQGPWRFIQVLSLCIVFLTVELNTFFLKFCLWIPPRNSVVIYRLILWWLLAIPTIREYNTYLQDSKPVKKVGAYCWLSLAICIVELLICIKFGHGLYPKPMPLWLVILWSSVGVGIITFLVLWSWQLHRSLERKRR; from the exons ATGGAGTCCAATGGTCATAGAAGAGCAAAGAGATATGATTGTGTCATTAAAGAAAATGGTGATTCCCATTCATCAAATGATGATGAGCATGATCCATGGACTGCGTGGGCATACAAGCCTCGAACGATCACACTATTACTTATTGGTGCTGGCTTTCTTAT TTGGGCAAGTGGAGCACTTGATCCTGAAAGAGATGCATCAGGCGATGTTGTTACTTCGGTTAAAAG GGGTGTATGGGCAATGATTGCTGTTTTTCTCACTTATTGTTTGCTGCAAGCTCCTTCTAC GGTTCTCATTAGGCCGCATCCTGCAATTTGGCGCTTGGTACATGGGATAGCTGTTGTATACCTTGTTGCTCTCACCTTTTTGCTTTTTCAG AAACGGGATGATGCTCGACAGTTCATGAAGTATCTTCATCCTGATCTCGGCGTTg AACTTCCTGAAAGATCTTATGGTGCTGATTGTCGTGTATATCTACCTGAAAACCCTGCAAGCAGGTTTAAGAATGTTTAT GagacactttttgatgagtttGTTGTAGCACACATTATTGGATGGTGGGGGAAGGCAATATTGATTCGTAATCAGCCCCTTCTTTGGGTGCTATCAATTGGTTTTGAGTTCATGGAG CTTACTTTCCGTCACATGTTACCGAATTTCAATGAATGCTGGTGGGACAGTATTATTCTGGACATATTGATCTGCAATTGGTTTG GAATTTGGGCAGGAATGAATACTGTCCGGTACTTTGATGGGAAAACATACAAGTGGGTTGGTCTTAGCCGCCAGCCTAATATTATAGGAAAA GTGAAACGAACGTTAGGTCAATTCACGCCAGCTCAGTGGGACAAAGATGAGTGGCATCCGTTGCAGGGTCCATGGCGATTTATTCAAGTCCTAAGTCTTTGCATTGTATTTTTGACTGTAGAGCTCAATACATTCTTTTTGAAGTTTTGTCTATGGATACCTCCGCGAAATTCAGTTGTTATATATAGGTTAATTTTGTGGTGGTTACTTGCAATTCCAACAATTCGCGAGTACAACACATACCTTCAAGACAG CAAGCCAGTGAAAAAGGTTGGAGCTTATTGTTGGCTCTCTCTTGCTATTTGTATCGTCGAACTTCTGATCTGCATCAAATTTGGACACG GCTTATATCCCAAGCCAATGCCTTTATGGCTGGTAATTTTGTGGTCATCTGTTGGAGTTGGCATTATTACATTTTTGGTTCTATGGTCTTGGCAACTTCATAGGAGTCTAGAGAGAAAGAGgagataa
- the LOC123887354 gene encoding sec-independent protein translocase protein TATC, chloroplastic: MILGTTTVPMNILSQFGLLRTHLTPIRVNNSSGFSFPHSPRRNKSFGKFVCLAVDDELRQNQQQLSTTSSRLGSAIEERPGEEALENFNEDGERSPIYDFLYPDKELLPDDKEMSLFDHLEELRQRIFVSVLGVGGSILGCFAFSKDLVRLLEAPVQSEGVRFLQLAPGEFFFTTLKVSGYCGLLLGSPIILYEIIAFIIPGLTKAERRFLGPIVLGSSVLFYAGITFSYLVLVPAALNFFVNYAEGAVESLWSIDQYFEFVLVLMFSTGLSFQVPIIQLLLGQLGLVSGDRMLSVWRYVVVGAVVAAAIVTPSTDPLTQVLLAAPLLGLYLGGAWMVKLSGR; the protein is encoded by the exons ATGATTTTGGGAACCACCACTGTTCCTATGAATATCCTTTCTCAATTCGGGTTGCTCCGAACCCACTTAACTCCTATTCGGGTCAACAACTCTTCCGGGTTCAGCTTCCCTCACTCTCCAAGAAGAAATAAGAGTTTTGGTAAATTCGTTTGCTTAGCCGTTGATGACGAACTTAGACAGAATCAACAACAGTTGAGTACTACTTCATCTAGACTTGGCTCCGCTATTGAAGAAAGACCCG GTGAAGAAGCATTGGAAAATTTTAATGAAGATGGGGAAAGAAGTCCTATCTATGATTTTCTTTATCCCGATAAAGAACTTCTTCCTGATGATAAGGAAATGAGTCTATTTGATCATCTTGAAGAGCTGCGACAGAGAATCTTTGTATCAGTTCTGGGAGTTGGAGGAAGCATTTTGGGATGCTTTGCATTTTCAAAAGATTTGGTAAGGCTTCTCGAAGCTCCTGTTCAATCAGAGGGTGTCAGATTTCTTCAGCTAGCACCTGGCGAATTTTTCTTCACCACATTAAAG GTGTCTGGATACTGTGGCCTCCTCTTGGGAAGTCCCATCATTCTCTATGAAATCATAGCCTTTATAATTCCAGGTCTAACAAAAGCTGAAAGAAGGTTTCTAGGGCCAATTGTTTTAGGCTCATCAGTTCTTTTCTATGCCGGAATAACCTTCTCGTACTTAGTTCTGGTACCCGCGGCATTAAATTTCTTTGTCAATTACGCTGAAGGTGCTGTTGAATCATTATGGTCCATTGATCAATACTTTGAGTTTGTTCTGGTTCTTATGTTCAGTACAGGCTTGTCTTTCCAG GTACCTATTATACAACTTCTATTGGGACAACTTGGATTGGTGTCTGGAGACAGGATGCTATCAGTTTGGAGGTACGTTGTAGTCGGCGCAGTGGTGGCAGCTGCTATAGTTACGCCATCGACAGATCCTCTCACTCAAGTTCTTCTAGCAGCACCCCTATTAGGTCTTTACCTAGGTGGTGCATGGATGGTTAAACTTTCTGGACGATAA